In one Rhopalosiphum padi isolate XX-2018 chromosome 3, ASM2088224v1, whole genome shotgun sequence genomic region, the following are encoded:
- the LOC132927634 gene encoding LOW QUALITY PROTEIN: uncharacterized protein LOC132927634 (The sequence of the model RefSeq protein was modified relative to this genomic sequence to represent the inferred CDS: inserted 1 base in 1 codon) produces the protein MDNSIEMTLTHDENIYFKYFDINTMCLSFDHNLDEDTLANNITDILKKDCVQFQKNQKVGVEIPEWGMKYDVILKSNSTDSTESNNTTSNITISSKQVHDGHFDVQNCMPETKIWTAKAIKLLIENRGDLDNEFNSNKKNHKIWEKISNILKENGIAVSGPNCNIKFRNLMATFRDNVQRANKSGEGAINWEYYVIMKQYFGKKDSVTPNQNTLLESNLPNSSKMNLKKSDEHTKPQRSQLLDYIGEEINSDEDNIVPKRXKKKNFQEVLLEEMKEDRKSRDSFQSKLENFMDKLIQIETAKLEKK, from the exons ATGGATAACAGTATTGAAATGACTTTAACACATgacgaaaatatatatttcaaatactttGATATAAACACAATGTGTTTGTCGTTTGACCATA atctGGACGAAGATACATTGGCTAACAATATaactgatatattaaaaaaggaCTGtgttcaatttcaaaaaaaccAAAAAGTTGGTGTAGAAATACCTGAATG ggGTATGAAATATGATGTCATTTTGAAAAGTAATTCAACTGATAGTACAGAATCTAATAATACGACAAGTAACATCACAATATCCTCAAAACAAG TTCATGATGGACATTTTGATGTTCAAAATTGTATGCCAGAAACAAAAATTTGGACAGCAAAAGCAATCAAATTGCTGATTGAAAACAGGGGTGATCttgataatgaatttaatagcaataaaaaaaaccacaaaattTGGGaaaaaatttctaatattttaaaagaaaatggtATTGCAGTGTCTGGACcaaactgtaatattaaattccGAAACTTAATGGCTACATTTAGGGACAATGTACAAAGAGCCAATAAGTCTGGTGAAGGGGCTATAAATTgggaatattatgttataatgaaaCAGTATTTTGGGAAAAAGGATTCTGTTACTCCTAATCAGAATACATTATTAGAAAGTAACCTACCGAATTCCAGTaaaatgaatttgaaaaaatcagATGAACATACCAAACCACAACGTTCTCAACTATTAGATTACATTGGCGAAGAAATTAACTCTGATGAAGATAATATAGTaccaaaaa aaaaaaaaaaaaatttccaagaGGTTTTATTAGAGGAAATGAAGGAGGATCGGAAGTCAAGAGACAGTTTTCAAAGCaaacttgaaaattttatgGACAAGCTTATTCAAATTGAAACTGCTaaactggaaaaaaaataa
- the LOC132927635 gene encoding U6 snRNA-associated Sm-like protein LSm2 has product MLFYSFFKTLVGHEVVVELKNDMCVTGKLHSVDQFLNIKLTEISISDSEKYPYMNYVSESFIRGSVVRYVQLPINYVDTQLLQDAARKETIIR; this is encoded by the exons ATG TTATTCtactcattttttaaaacacttgTGGGGCATGAAGTTGTAGTTGAACTTAAGAATGATATGTG tgTCACTGGAAAATTGCATTCCGttgatcaatttttaaatatcaaacttACAGAAATCAGTATCAGTGATTCAGAAAAATATCCATACAtg aattatgtaTCAGAATCATTCATCAGAGGTTCAGTTGTTCGATATGTACAACTTCCAATTAATTACGTTGATACACAATTGTTACAAGATGCTGCTCGCAAGGAAACTATCATtcgataa